The region ATCCTGACCCGTGACGCAGCGCAGGCCGAGCGCTTTGTTCAGGATGTCGACAGCGCTGCCGTAATGGTCAACGCCAGCCCCCGGTTCAACGATGGCGGTCAGTTGGGCCTGGGAGCCGAGGTGGCCATCAGCACCCAGAAGCTTCACGCACGTGGGCCGATGGGATTGCGGGAACTGACGACAACCAAGTGGGTCGTCATGGGCGACGGTCATACACGCGCCTGAGGCGCACGGCAAAGGCGCTTCAGACGAAGACAGGTTGCAGCGGGGTTCAGGCAGTAAGCAGCGCTGAGGTGGCCAGGCGTTGTTCCTGTGGCATCAGAACCCGCTGGGCTGTTCCAATCAGCCACATGCGCGCTTCCAGGGATGTACTGGCGTGGCAGTGAGCCTGGCGCATGATCTGCAGCCACGTTTCCTGTACACGGGCTTCCGGATCCGGCACTTTCGACCGCTCTGCCATGGCATACAACAGTCTGGCGTAGCGTCGGTGCAGTTCTCTCAGGGCTTCGAGTTCGTTCTGTGCCAGCGCACACAGCAACTCCGCGTCCGACAAGGTGCTCATCTCCGTCGAGGCGCGCATCACATGAGCGTCAGCCTGAGGCGTGGAGGTTTGGTCTGTCATGCATCACCAGAAAATAAGAAGGGCAAACACCTAAGGTCGCCGGCGCTCAGACGGGATCGGGGAGATGCAAAACGAATTCCCGAGTCAGGACGGCAGGAAACGGCACTGGAACCTCTGGTGTGTGGACAACGAGGTTGGGTCAGGAGTCCTGAAGAGCCATGCCTGCCTTGCCAACCCAGTTTCCTTCTGCCGGTGGAGGGTTGGTCCAGACAGGGAACAGTGGCGTGGCGGCTGACGGAATGCGGCATACGTTCTCCTGGTGCCATCAAAAGCCTGAAACGGCCTGGGACCTTTGTGGCAACTATTGTCCAACGACCCTCTCACCCTAGATTGTGCGCAATCAAATTGATAGCTCTGGGCAGAGAGGGTTCATTAATCTAATTTCGCGGTGAGCAGAGGAGAACACAGCTCTTTCTCTGGGCCGGTTCACGAGAATGAGAACTGCGCATCAGAAGGTTTCGGTGAGTGATAGCTGTGCGGGGTAATGGGGAGTTATTAGTGGACCCCTGAGCTCTGGCAGAGAGACATCGTTCGTATTGATGCCCGCAGCGAAAGAACCATCATTCTTTGCGTAAGAACGGAACTAATCCGAGGATCTCCTGGACATCACATATCCGATTCCCGAACACTCAAGCGCTCAACATTGAAGCTCTAGAGGCCTCTGATCAGGGTCCACCTGTGCATAGGGCTGGTGGAATGGCTTCATTGGGAATCTTCGCGTTGCATACATCGTTAACACGCCCGCAGGACATCAATACACTCCAGCCATGTGTAAGGCCAATAAGTAGGAAATAGGAAATTGCCCTGTCCGTAGCTCTTTTGGCCAGCAGCAGTAAAGCCCCCGATCACCGGGGGCTTAAGTATGTCTTTGTATTGGTCAGATCACACGCCTAGAGGGACGTCCACACCAAGCTCGGCCATCACTGTGCGGATGGCTGGAGCATCAATCCCGGCCCGCGCATGCACGCTGTCAACGGTGGCATGTTCCTGAAACTCATCCGGGATACCCAGCACGCGCACAGTAGGACGGAGGTTCATGGTGTTCAGGGCTTCCAGCACGGCACTGCCAAAGCCGCCCATAACGGTGTTGTCCTCGACAGTGACAATAGCGCGCGCCCGTGAGGCGACCTCACGCAGCATCACCTCATCCAACGGTTTGACAAAGCGGGCATTTACCACGCCTACGTTGGGCAGGTCTCCCACCGCCTTCAGGACATACTCCAGGGCTTTGCCGCCGGCCAGAAGAACGACGTCGTCTCCGGGTTTCAGGCGCTCCCAGCTTCCCCAGGCAATGTCCGGCCAGGTGCCTTCCGGAACACGTTCGGTCGTGCCCCGTGGATAACGGATGGCGAATGGCCCAGGTTGTGACTGCGCCGTGCGGAGCATGCCGCGCAACTCCTCGGCGTTCCGGGGCAGCCCTATGCCGACATTGGGAATACTGCGCAGAAAACTGAGGTCGAAGACGCCGTTATGGGTCGCACCATCGGCACCGACAATACCTGCACGGTCAATGGCGAAGGTGACGTTCAGGTTCTCGATAGCCACGTCGTGCAGAACCTGATCGTAGGCCCGCTGCAGGAACGAGCTGTAAATGGCCACGATGGGTTTAAGACCCTGAAGGGCCATTCCAGCGGCCGTGGTGACCGCCACGTCCTCAGCAATACCGACGTCCAGGTAACGGTGCGGATGAACCTTGCTGTATTCCACAAGTCCGCTGCCCTCGCGCATGGCCGGCGTGATCACGAAGGTCCGGGGATCAAGCCGGGCCAGTTCAGTCACCGCGTCCCCGAACGCCGCGCTCCAGGAATAGGCGTTGCTGGGAACCACCTCGCCAGTGGCCGGATCGAACTTGCTGGGTCCATGCCACGAGATCGGATCAGCCTCGGCGTAGCTCAGGCCTTTGCCCTTGGTGGTGACCACATGCAGGATGGTCGGTCCGTCAAGGTCCACCAGACGTTCCATGAGCCACACCAGCTCCTGAACGTTGTGGCCATCGACCGGGCCGACATAACGCACTCCCATGGCCGCAAACGGGTTGACACTGGCTGGATCGAAAAAATGACGCGTAGAGCTCTTGGCCCGGCTCATCAGATTGGCCAGCGGTTTGCTGACGGCCTCGACTGCCTTCTTGCTGGCCCCTTCGCCCTCCTGGAACCATTTCTGTACCTGCAGGCCGCGCATGAATTTGTTGATGGCCCCAACGTTCTCGCTGATGCTCATCTCGTTGTCATTGAGCACGATCAGCATGCGGCGGTTCATGTCCCCGATGGTGTTCAGGGCTGCCAGAGCCATACCCCCGGTCAGCGAGCCGTCTCCGATCACAGCGGCAACTTTGTAGTCCTGGCCCAGGGCGTCGCGCGCCATCGCCATTCCCAGGGCATTGGCCAGGGATGTGCTGGCGTGCCCCACCGTAATCGCGTCGTGTTCGGATTCCGTCACCTTGGTAAAGCCCGAGAGGCCACCCTCTTTCTTGACCGTGGGCATCAGGTGCCGGCGACCGGTCAGCATCTTGTGGGCGTAGGCCTGATGGCCCACGTCAAAGAGGATCCGGTCCCGTGGAGAGTTCAGCACGTAGTGCAGCGCCACAATCAGATCGGTGGCTCCCAGGGAGGACGCCAGATGCAGGCCTCCTACGGAACAGACCCGTACGATCTCCTCACGAAGTTCCTGCGCCAGTGCAGGCAGCTGGTCGCGCGACAGACGCTTGAGGTCTTCCGGGCTCTGTACCCGGTCAAGCAGCGGCGTCAGAGAAGCTTGCGCCGTCATGGCTGATTCCCGCTGCGGGGCGTGCTGAAATTGCGTCCTGTAAGCAACAGACCTTCCGGGGAGCGGACCTCTCCGGTGAACGGGGTAAACCACAGCTGCTGGGTGGCGGGGAACAACCCCCCCACGGTGTCACTCATCTGCCGGGTCACCACCCAGACGTCAAAGGTGCCTGCTGGTGTCTGCACGCGGCGCTGCTGCTGCACCAGATAGCTGTAGGTCACCAGGCCCTGCGCCTGAGTTTTGCCGGCGTCGTCTACGACCGTCACCTGACTCTGACCCTGCCAGGCCAGACCCACCTGCCAGGCACCCTGAGCCGGATACTCCTGCAGCGGAGGCTCCAGGCGGATTGTGACACCCGGCTTGCGGATGCCCTGCAACTGCACCCCGCTGTTGCTGAAGGTACGGAACCAGGTCTGCTGGGCACCTCGGCCCGTTAACTCGAAAGTCTGCACAGTCTGGCCGGCAAAGATCGACGGACCCATGGCGCGCAGGGTATAGGGGACTGCCGTGGCTGGTTCGCCTTCGGGCAGATAAGACCAGGCCAGCCCGGCCTCACGAGGGTAAAACGACACCCCACTGACCGGCGTGCTGGCCTGCACAGTTGCTGGGGCGGCTGTGCGGGCGGGTGCACAGGCCGCAAGACCCAGAAGAGCCACGAGCAGCGGCAGGCGGACAAGTGGCAGGCGTTCAGACATGGTGCTCAGGGTAAACCTCAGATCGCCTTGCATGCTCACAGCTAACATGAAAATCGGCTGACTTTTGCCCTGACTTGTGGAAAACAGGTGGATTCCCAAGAAAAAGGGACGCGCTTACGCGTCCCTTTTGGTGCTTTCCTGCTGGCCGAATTGGTCAGCCGGGTTTGCTCTGCTCACCCTGTACGCGGGCTTTCAGGGCTGCCAAGGCGTCATCTACATCCTTTTCACGGCCCAGATCCCGTAGCTGAGCATCGATGTCATTTTCGCGCCGCAGATCTGACATGGCTTTGTTGCGGTCTTCCATTCCGGCAACCTTCTGTTCCATTTCGTCGAAGGCGTCCATCGCACCGCCGGCCTTGTCGAAGCCCGAAACGCGGTCGAGCGTGGCTCCTGCCTGAGCCGTTTTCTGGCGGGCGGCGAGCAGGGTCTTTTTAGACTCCATCTCGTCGATTTTAGCCTCAAGCGCGCGCAGCTGGGTCCGAAGCTGGTCAACCGTATTGGTCTGGGTGGCCCGTTGTTCGTCAAACCCTGCGGCCAGATCCTTGTGGTTCTGCGCGCGGCGCAGGGCTTCACGCGCCAGGTCCTCTCTGCCGCCTCGCAGAGCTTCTTCCGCTTTCTTCTCGTACTCGGTGGCCAGCTTGCGGTTGATGTTGGACTCGCGCTCCATTTTGATGTTCTGACTCATGGCTTCAGCCACTTCGGTGCGGGCCTCGGTGTAGGCACTTCGCATGTCACGCAGCGACTGGTCGATAATCTTGCCAGGGTCCTCGGCCTTGCTGATCATATCGTTGACATTGGCTCGGAGCAGGCGGGACAGTCGATCAAGAATGGACATGGGTGAAACCTCCTCGTTGCATGATTACGCAGGCCAGCATCCTTGGGTTCGCGTACCGGGTGATCCGCAAGGCCAGCTGAAGATCACATGAGGAGTAACAGGAATGTAAAAACGCGCGCCCATTGGTAGGCGCGCGTCATGGTTAACAGGGTCTGGTTAGAACACGATGGGACGGAGGCCGACGCTTTCAGCCCCGCACGCCACCGTCAGGTTGTTGCCTGCTGGCGTGACCGTGCACCCCAGGGCGCGCAGTCCCGCCAGGGGGAAAATCAGGTTTTTCCCGTCGGTCGCAGGTGCCAGGGGAAGTTCAACGGCGCCGCCCTCGCGCTGTACGGTTTTCTGACCGACCGTCACGGTCAGGGGGCTCTGACCGCTGACGCTGAGACGGAACTTGCCTCCGCCCAGGTTGGAAACATTGACCACGCCCACGAGGTCGCTTCCAAGCACATACGGCTGACCCTTGACCACTCCAGCAGGAGCAGCCACGCGCGCCGCAGACGCAGCAGGCGCCTGCACGCCATCAACGATCAGCAGGGTTTCCGTCGCGGCCAGCTGGCTGAGCAGCACAAATGCTGCGACATTCCCGCCGGCCTTATCGGCAACGAACAGACTGCTGCTCTTGCTGCCTGACTTCCAGTCGCCCACCGCACGGGACCCGAGTTTGGTCTTGACCAGGGGACGGAGAGCCGGCACGCTGCTCTTGGTGTACAGGCACACTGCCTGGGGGCTGAGCTTCAGGACGTCGGGGCAGCGAATAATCTGACCTTTGACCAGCGCGCTGAGTTCCACGGCCACGGAGCTGGCCACGCGCGCAGTTGCCGCCGAGGGGCGCTCAGTGGCGGCGGCAGCACCGGCCGGAGCTGGCGTGGTGACCGCTGGACGTGCCGGGGTGGCCGGCGCAGGGCTTGTGGGCGCGGTCTGAGCAGCAGCGTGCGTAAGGAGACCGGTCGTGAGGAGCAGGGCCACGGCGCGGACGGAGGTTCGGACAAGCGACATATGAGGGCATGCTAAACGCGCAGCATGAGCGGGGACTTTGAAAGCTGACTCACTGGTTGAGGTGCCGAAAGTGAACACTGACCCACGTCCGGTCAGGGCGGCAAGACCTTTCAATGTTAAGTCATCGTGGGCTGCTTCACACCGCTGGATTCGTTCTGACAGTAGGGTCAGCACTGTGTCTGTGCCTGCTCAACGACCCGCCCGCGCCCGCAGCGCTGAGGAAAAATATCAGCGGCGTGAAGATATTCTCCGTGCTGCTGAGCGCCTGTGGACCACGACGCCCTACGCAGAGCTGAGCATGAATCAGGTTGCCCGTGAGGCCCAGCTGGCCAAAGGCACCCTGTACCTGTATTTCGATACCAAGGAAGACCTGTTTCTGGCGCTGCTCAGCGAGCATCTCAGGGCGTGGCTTCACGACCTGACCTCCGAGTTGGACAAAAGCAGCCCCCAGACACCCGACGACGTGGCGGATGTGCTGCTGGCCACCTCAAGGGATCTGGAGCCCTTGCGCCGCCTGCTGGTGCTGTTGGGAACGGTACTTGAACGCAACGCCCGGCCCGAACTTGTGGCCAGTTTCAAACAGGAAATGCAGACCCTGACAGAAGGGGTGGCACAGCGCCTGCCCTTTGCCCCGGAGGTTACGCTGCGTCTGCTGCATCATCTGCATGCACTTTCGATCGGCTGGCAGCAGCTCACCGAGGACGCCTCCCGCTCGGGTGTGGACAACCCGTTTGAAGAGGAATTCCGGCTGGCTCTGCGCGCTGTGGTGCGGGCCGTTGCCCAGAGCTGAGCTCACTCCCTCCTTCAAGACAGAAGGCCACCCGGGTGCGGGGTGGCCTTTCCTGGGCATACGCCCGAACTACTCCTTGACGCCTCCCGCGGTGGCTCCGCCCACGAAGTACTGCTGGAAGCCGTAAAACAGGGCGACGATGGGCAGCGCGCCCAGGGTCGCGGCAGCGGCGAAGACCCCCCACTTGGTCGAAAACTGCCCCTGCGTAAACGACAGCAGCATGATCCCGACCGTCCACTTTTCCACCCCGGTCAGCAGGATGTTGGCCAGGATAAATTCGGCATAGGTTCCGATGAACTGGTTCAGGAAAATAAACACCAGCATCCCTCCGGACAGTGGCAGTACGACGCGAAGGAAGGTCTGCCAGCGGGTGGCGCCGTCAACCATGGCGGCTTCTTCGAGAGACTCGGGGAGGCTCTCGACGTACCCCTTGAAAATCCAGGTGTTGAACGCGATGGCTCCGCCGGAATAGGCCAGGATCAGACCGGTGAAGGTGTTGCTCAGGCCCAGAGTGACCATCAATGTGTAGACCGCCACCAGCGCCAGGAAAACGGGAAACATCTGGATAAAGATGAAGAACAGCAGGGTATGAAAGCGCCCTGGAAAGCGCAGCCGGGCCATGGCGTAGCCGGCGGTGGTGGACAGCAGGATCGCCAGGACCCCGGTAATGCCGGACACCAGCAGGGTGTTGCGCACGGAAAGGATGAACTTGCTTTC is a window of Deinococcus deserti VCD115 DNA encoding:
- a CDS encoding PspA/IM30 family protein, whose translation is MSILDRLSRLLRANVNDMISKAEDPGKIIDQSLRDMRSAYTEARTEVAEAMSQNIKMERESNINRKLATEYEKKAEEALRGGREDLAREALRRAQNHKDLAAGFDEQRATQTNTVDQLRTQLRALEAKIDEMESKKTLLAARQKTAQAGATLDRVSGFDKAGGAMDAFDEMEQKVAGMEDRNKAMSDLRRENDIDAQLRDLGREKDVDDALAALKARVQGEQSKPG
- a CDS encoding TetR/AcrR family transcriptional regulator; the protein is MSVPAQRPARARSAEEKYQRREDILRAAERLWTTTPYAELSMNQVAREAQLAKGTLYLYFDTKEDLFLALLSEHLRAWLHDLTSELDKSSPQTPDDVADVLLATSRDLEPLRRLLVLLGTVLERNARPELVASFKQEMQTLTEGVAQRLPFAPEVTLRLLHHLHALSIGWQQLTEDASRSGVDNPFEEEFRLALRAVVRAVAQS
- the dxs gene encoding 1-deoxy-D-xylulose-5-phosphate synthase, with the translated sequence MTAQASLTPLLDRVQSPEDLKRLSRDQLPALAQELREEIVRVCSVGGLHLASSLGATDLIVALHYVLNSPRDRILFDVGHQAYAHKMLTGRRHLMPTVKKEGGLSGFTKVTESEHDAITVGHASTSLANALGMAMARDALGQDYKVAAVIGDGSLTGGMALAALNTIGDMNRRMLIVLNDNEMSISENVGAINKFMRGLQVQKWFQEGEGASKKAVEAVSKPLANLMSRAKSSTRHFFDPASVNPFAAMGVRYVGPVDGHNVQELVWLMERLVDLDGPTILHVVTTKGKGLSYAEADPISWHGPSKFDPATGEVVPSNAYSWSAAFGDAVTELARLDPRTFVITPAMREGSGLVEYSKVHPHRYLDVGIAEDVAVTTAAGMALQGLKPIVAIYSSFLQRAYDQVLHDVAIENLNVTFAIDRAGIVGADGATHNGVFDLSFLRSIPNVGIGLPRNAEELRGMLRTAQSQPGPFAIRYPRGTTERVPEGTWPDIAWGSWERLKPGDDVVLLAGGKALEYVLKAVGDLPNVGVVNARFVKPLDEVMLREVASRARAIVTVEDNTVMGGFGSAVLEALNTMNLRPTVRVLGIPDEFQEHATVDSVHARAGIDAPAIRTVMAELGVDVPLGV